A window of Lepus europaeus isolate LE1 chromosome 11, mLepTim1.pri, whole genome shotgun sequence contains these coding sequences:
- the GMPR2 gene encoding GMP reductase 2, which yields MPHIDNDVKLDFKDVLLRPKRSTLKSRSEVDLTRSFSFRNSKQMYTGVPIIAANMDTVGTFEMAKVLCKFSLFTAVHKHYRLDQWQEFASQNPDCLEYLAASSGTGSSDFEQLEQILEAIPQVKYICLDVANGYSEHFVEFVKDVRKCFPQHTIMAGNVVTGEMVEELILSGADIIKVGIGPGSVCTTRKKTGVGYPQLSAVMECADAAHGLKGHIISDGGCSCPGDVAKAFGAGADFVMLGGMLAGHSESGGELIERDGKKYKLFYGMSSEMAMKKYAGGVAEYRASEGKTVEVPFKGDVEHTIRDILGGIRSTCTYVGAAKLKELSRRTTFIRVTQQMNPIFSDEH from the exons ATGCCTCACATCGACAACGATGTGAAACTGGACTTCAAGGATGTCCTGTTGAGGCCCAAACGCAGCACCCTTAAGTCTCGAAGCGAG GTGGATCTCACAAGATCCTTTTCCTTTCGGAACTCAAAGCAGATGTACACTGGAGTCCCCATCATCGCGGCCAATATGGATACCGTGGGCACCTTTGAGATGGCCAAGGTTCTCTGTAAG ttCTCCCTCTTCACTGCCGTCCATAAGCACTACAGGCTCGATCAGTGGCAAGAGTTTGCTAGCCAGAATCCCGACTGTCTTGAG TATCTGGCTGCCAGCTCAGGCACAGGCTCTTCGGACTTTGAGCAGCTGGAACAGATCCTGGAAGCTATTCCCCAGGTGAAATATATCTGCCTGGATGTGGCCAATGGCTACTCTGAACACTTCGTTGAATTTGTGAAGGACGTACGGAAGTGCTTCCCCCAACACACCATCATG GCGGGGAATGTAGTAACAGGAGAGATGGTGGAAGAACTAATCCTCTCTGGGGCTGATATCATCAAAGTAGGAATTGGGCCAG GTTCTGTGTGTACTACCCGGAAGAAAACTGGAGTAGGCTATCCCCAGCTCAGTGCAGTGATGGAGTGTGCAGATGCTGCTCACGGCCTCAAAGGCCACATCATCTCA GATGGAGGCTGCAGCTGTCCTGGAGATGTGGCCAAGGCTTTCG GAGCAGGGGCTGATTTTGTGATGCTGGGCGGCATGCTGGCTGGGCACAGCGAGTCAGGGGGTGAGCTCATCGAGAGGGATGGCAAGAAGTACAAGCTCTTCTACGGCATGAGCTCCGAAATGGCCATGAAGAAGTATGCCGGGGGTGTGGCTGAATACAG GGCCTCAGAGGGAAAGACAGTGGAAGTCCCCTTTAAAGGGGATGTGGAACATACCATCCGAGACATCTTAGGAGGGATCCGCTCAACGTGTACCTACGTGGGAGCAGCCAAGCTGAAGGAGTTGAGCCGGAGAACTACCTTCATCCGAGTCACCCAGCAGATGAATCCTATCTTCAGTGATGAACACTAG
- the NEDD8 gene encoding NEDD8 — MLIKVKTLTGKEIEIDIEPTDKVERIKERVEEKEGIPPQQQRLIYSGKQMNDEKTAADYKILGGSVLHLVLALRGGGGLRQ, encoded by the exons ATGCTAATTAAAGTGAAG ACGCTGACTGGAAAGGAGATTGAAATTGACATTGAACCCACAGACAAG GTGGAGCGAATCAAGGAACGtgtggaggagaaagagggaatcCCCCCCCAACAGCAGCGGCTCATCTACAGTGGCAAACAGAT GAATGATGAGAAGACAGCAGCAGATTACAAGATCCTTGGTGGGTCAGTCCTCCACCTGGTGTTGGCTCTGAGAGGAGGAGGTGGTCTTAGGCAGTGA
- the MDP1 gene encoding magnesium-dependent phosphatase 1 isoform X3, whose translation MARLPKLAVFDLDYTLWPFWVDTHVDPPFHKGSDGTVRDRRGQNVRLYPEVPEVLERLRGLGVPIAAASRTGEIDGANQLLELFDLVRYFCHREIYPGSKVTHFERLRHKTGLPFSQMIFFDDEKRNIVDVGQLGVTCIHVQNGMNLQTLTQGLETFAKAHTGP comes from the exons ATGGCGCGGCTCCCGAAGCTCGCAGTCTTCGATCTGG ATTACACGCTCTGGCCTTTCTGGGTCGACACGCACGTCGACCCTCCGTTCCACAAGGGCAG CGACGGGACCGTACGCGATAGGCGGGGCCAGAACGTCCGGCTGTACCCCGAGGTGCCTGAGGTCCTGGAGCGACTGCGGGGCCTCGGGGTGCCCATCGCGGCCGCTTCACG GACAGGTGAAATAGACGGGGCCAACCAACTACTGGAGCTCTTCGACCTTGTCAGATACTTCTGTCATCGAGAAATCTATCCAGGCAGCAAAGTCACCCACTTCGAGAG GCTGCGTCACAAGACCGGGCTTCCTTTCTCCCAGATGATCTTCTTTGATGACGAGAAGCGGAACATCGTAGACGTCGGCCAACTGG GTGTGACCTGCATTCACGTCCAGAATGGAATGAATCTGCAAACCCTAACTCAGGGGTTAGAGACATTCGCAAAGGCCCACACTGGGCCCTGA
- the MDP1 gene encoding magnesium-dependent phosphatase 1 isoform X2 encodes MARLPKLAVFDLDYTLWPFWVDTHVDPPFHKGSDGTVRDRRGQNVRLYPEVPEVLERLRGLGVPIAAASRTGEIDGANQLLELFDLVRYFCHREIYPGSKVTHFERLRHKTGLPFSQMIFFDDEKRNIVDVGQLGTEWCDLHSRPEWNESANPNSGVRDIRKGPHWALRSGPADKPQLRPSSERESARRFQVHL; translated from the exons ATGGCGCGGCTCCCGAAGCTCGCAGTCTTCGATCTGG ATTACACGCTCTGGCCTTTCTGGGTCGACACGCACGTCGACCCTCCGTTCCACAAGGGCAG CGACGGGACCGTACGCGATAGGCGGGGCCAGAACGTCCGGCTGTACCCCGAGGTGCCTGAGGTCCTGGAGCGACTGCGGGGCCTCGGGGTGCCCATCGCGGCCGCTTCACG GACAGGTGAAATAGACGGGGCCAACCAACTACTGGAGCTCTTCGACCTTGTCAGATACTTCTGTCATCGAGAAATCTATCCAGGCAGCAAAGTCACCCACTTCGAGAG GCTGCGTCACAAGACCGGGCTTCCTTTCTCCCAGATGATCTTCTTTGATGACGAGAAGCGGAACATCGTAGACGTCGGCCAACTGGGTACTGAGTG GTGTGACCTGCATTCACGTCCAGAATGGAATGAATCTGCAAACCCTAACTCAGGGGTTAGAGACATTCGCAAAGGCCCACACTGGGCCCTGAGGTCCGGCCCTGCGGATAAGCCTCAGCTGAGGCCTAGCTCTGAAAGGGAATCAGCAAGGCGCTTTCAGGTGCATTTGTAG
- the MDP1 gene encoding magnesium-dependent phosphatase 1 isoform X1: protein MARLPKLAVFDLDYTLWPFWVDTHVDPPFHKGSDGTVRDRRGQNVRLYPEVPEVLERLRGLGVPIAAASRTGEIDGANQLLELFDLVRYFCHREIYPGSKVTHFERLRHKTGLPFSQMIFFDDEKRNIVDVGQLGTEWCDLHSRPEWNESANPNSGVRDIRKGPHWALRSGPADKPQLRPSSERESARRFQGRRRRGQLLKKQYRN from the exons ATGGCGCGGCTCCCGAAGCTCGCAGTCTTCGATCTGG ATTACACGCTCTGGCCTTTCTGGGTCGACACGCACGTCGACCCTCCGTTCCACAAGGGCAG CGACGGGACCGTACGCGATAGGCGGGGCCAGAACGTCCGGCTGTACCCCGAGGTGCCTGAGGTCCTGGAGCGACTGCGGGGCCTCGGGGTGCCCATCGCGGCCGCTTCACG GACAGGTGAAATAGACGGGGCCAACCAACTACTGGAGCTCTTCGACCTTGTCAGATACTTCTGTCATCGAGAAATCTATCCAGGCAGCAAAGTCACCCACTTCGAGAG GCTGCGTCACAAGACCGGGCTTCCTTTCTCCCAGATGATCTTCTTTGATGACGAGAAGCGGAACATCGTAGACGTCGGCCAACTGGGTACTGAGTG GTGTGACCTGCATTCACGTCCAGAATGGAATGAATCTGCAAACCCTAACTCAGGGGTTAGAGACATTCGCAAAGGCCCACACTGGGCCCTGAGGTCCGGCCCTGCGGATAAGCCTCAGCTGAGGCCTAGCTCTGAAAGGGAATCAGCAAGGCGCTTTCAG ggaagaaggagaaggggcCAACTCCTGAAGAAGCAATACAGAAACTga
- the CHMP4A gene encoding charged multivesicular body protein 4a yields MSGLGRLFGRGKKEKGPTPEEAIQKLKETEKILIKKQEFLEQKIQQELQTAKKHGTKNKRAALQALRRKKRLEQQLAQTDGTLSTLEFQREAIENATTNAEVLRTMELAARGMKKAYQDMDIDKVDELMADITEQQEVAQQISDAISRPVGFGDDVDEDELLEELEELEQEELAQELLNVGDKEEEPPVRLPSVPSASLPTAPQADEDEEALKQLAEWVS; encoded by the exons ATGAGTGGGCTCGGCAGACTCTTCGGGAGGG ggaagaaggagaaggggcCAACTCCTGAAGAAGCAATACAGAAACTgaaggaaacagagaaaataCTGATCAAGAAGCAGGAATTTCTGGAGCAGAAGATTCAACAGGAGCTGCAGACGGCCAAGAAGCATGGGACCAAGAATAAGAGAG CTGCCCTGCAGGCTTTGCGGAGGAAGAAGAGATTGGAGCAGCAGCTGGCACAAACTGACGGGACGCTGTCCACCCTGGAGTTTCAGCGGGAGGCCATTGAGAATGCCACCACCAATGCAGAAGTGCTGCGGACCATGGAGCTTGCTGCCCGAGGCATGAAGAAGGCCTACCAGGACAT GGACATTGACAAGGTGGATGAACTGATGGCGGACATCACAGAACAACAGGAGGTGGCCCAGCAGATCTCAGATGCCATTTCTCGGCCTGTGGGCTTTGGAGATGACGTGGATGAG GATGAACTGTTGGAGGAACTGGAGGAACTGGAACAGGAAGAGTTGGCCCAGGAGTTGTTAAATGTGGGCGACAAGGAGGAAGAACCCCCGGTCAGATTGCCTAGTGTTCCCTCTGCGAGTCTGCCTACAG CTCCCCAAGCGGATGAAGATGAAGAAGCACTAAAACAGTTGGCTGAGTGGGTATCGTGA